One Primulina huaijiensis isolate GDHJ02 chromosome 5, ASM1229523v2, whole genome shotgun sequence DNA segment encodes these proteins:
- the LOC140977771 gene encoding uncharacterized protein, whose translation MEENPRDWPRLLSETLWAYRTSKRTATGVSPFSLTFGHDAVLLLEIMVPSMRVARENELLIEHYNEAMIMELEELDELRIQAYNALLLQKQKVARIYNRRINKKNFQEGDIVWKTILSLGTKDRDLGKWSPNWEGPFKVHKVLDGNAYWLSSLDGQPHKRCINGKYLKPYFQA comes from the coding sequence ATGGAGGAGAATCCCAGGGATTGGCCAAGGCTATTATCAGAAACTTTGTGGGCGTACAGAACATCCAAGAGGACAGCCACTGGAGTGAGCCCTTTTTCCCTTACCTTTGGCCATGATGCAGTGCTCCTATTGGAGATTATGGTGCCATCAATGCGAGTGGCAAGGGAAAATGAACTCCTCATTGAACATTATAATGAAGCAATGATCATGGAGTTAGAAGAACTGGATGAGCTGAGAATCCAAGCGTACAATGCTCTGCTATTACAAAAACAGAAAGTGGCAAGGATCTATAACAGAAGAATCAACAAGAAAAACTTCCAAGAAGGAGATATTGTGTGGAAAACCATATTGTCCTTGGGGACAAAGGACAGAGACTTAGGCAAATGGTCACCAAATTGGGAAGGACCATTCAAGGTGCACAAGGTCTTAGATGGCAATGCATATTGGCTATCAAGCTTAGATGGCCAACCACACAAAAGATGTATAAATGGCAAGTATTTAAAGCCATATTTCCAAGCATGA
- the LOC140977772 gene encoding uncharacterized protein, protein MIMELEELDELRIQAYNALLLEKQKVARIYNRRINKKNFQEGDIVWKTILPMGTKDRDLGKWSPNWEGPFKVHKVLDGNAYWLSSVDGQPHKRCITGKYLKPYFPSMRDEIGNAIIDNEVGLIAT, encoded by the exons ATGATCATGGAGTTAGAAGAACTGGATGAGCTGAGAATCCAAGCGTACAATGCTCTGCTATTAGAGAAACAGAAAGTGGCAAGGATCTATAACAGAAGAATCAACAAGAAAAACTTCCAAGAAGGAGATATTGTGTGGAAAACCATATTGCCCATGGGGACAAAGGACAGAGATTTAGGCAAATGGTCACCAAATTGGGAAGGACCATTTAAGGTGCACAAGGTCCTAGATGGCAATGCATATTGGCTATCAAGCGTAGATGGCCAACCACACAAAAGATGTATAACTGGCAAGTATCTAAAGCCATACTTTCCAAGCATGAGGGATGAAATAGGAAACGCAA TTATAGACAATGAAGTAGGCCTTATAGCCACTTAG